CACTGGGCTGTTTGCGTCACCGGTGTGGTAGTCACCCTGGACAATTGGCCATCCGCTTGCTGGTGATTTCTTATCTGCCATGTATCTCACATCCCAACAAGTAACGCGATTGCGACGAGACCGGCGATGAACAGTCCAACAGCGAGACCATACCAGAGTGAAGTGACGGTTCCTGCGTACAGGAGAGTCTTCTCACGTCCGGGGTAGCTGTTGAGGAAGCTTCCTTCTCCGGAGAGCATTCCAACCAGATCATCTGCAATCTTTTCAAGTTCAGCAACCTGGTCAATAACCGGCTGGTAAGAGATACCTGCGGTCGTGACAATGCCTGCGATAGGGTCAGCTACGAGGCCAAATTCAGGTAATACTAATATATATCCCATTTTGATTCCTCCTAAAGCTTATTCCTCCGCATCGCTGAACGGCTTTGCGTCGAGCCATGCTGCTGCATCACGCTTGGATAAGGCGAAGTATTTCTTGTAGGACACAAACCATCCGATAAGTGCAATGACGAGAGAGATCCAGGCTGCAACGAGAGAAACGAATGCAAAGGAAATGACTGCCATAACAATCATGGAAAGGAATCCACACTCAATAGCGAGCATGTTGGTTCTGTCCTGCTTCTCGCCTGGACCAAGACAGGCATTGAAGGGGTGCTGCAGTGCGATTGCACCAAGCATGAATGAGACTGCAATGAGACCTGCACCAATGTAGGACACATCGTAGAAGCTCACCGTGATACCGAAGATATCAAGGTTGAACGCCGTGATCTCAGAGAAGGCAACGTGGCCGGTTGCAACAACGGTGAGACCCATAAGGGCGACACAGCCGACTGCTGCAAGTTCTGCGATACTGCGGGTCATGACCGGGATCTTCATGTTCAGGACAGAGTTAGAGATCCATCCAAGGACGAGACCGACGATCAGAGCGATGATTAATCCTGCGATTGGTACGAGGAACACGTTGATTACAGCAAGTTTTGCTGCAAACAGCATTGCAAGAACACCAGAACCGAATGCGAGCATACCCGCGGACGGAACTCCGGTACCGATACCATAGCTGCAGAGTTTCTTGATGGTGCTGTTACCCCAGATCAGGGCGCCAACAGCTGCGATTCCGCCAAAGAATGCAAGGTAATCATATCCTGCATAAGCTCCGGCGACTGCGATGTAAAGGGAGACCAGTGCAAGGATCAGGCCCATTGCCATAACCTTGTTGTGTGGAATGCCATCGTGTGATGCTTCAACTTTTACTGACATTTTTTACACCTCAGAGTACTGCCACCACCAGCATTGCAACGAGTCCGCAGATACCGCTTGCACAGATTGCTGCGACGATTGCACGGGGGAAACGTTTGAACTTCGGGTCGTGCGGGCCTTCAATGGTTCCGGTAATGTTGTATGCAGAAAGTACTGCGATAACAAGGAACATACCGATTGCAAAGATGCCTGCAAGGCCTACTGCGAGAACCGGGGCGTCTTCGCCGACGATTCCGACAGCTGCGAAACTTGCGTTGTAGAAGTTCAGAAGCTGAACGTAGATGAGTGTTCCGCCAAGACCGCCGAAGAGACCGCCAATGACACCGCCAACGTAAGAGATAAACGGAAGTCCGTGACCTTCGGTTCCCTGGGATTTATACTCAGCCTGAGAGTCACCGGTGATCGGGTCTTTTGCGACCTTACCGGATGCTGCGGGGATACCCATGCCGTAGACATAGGAGATGTTCACCATTAAACAGGTGACTGCCATCATTAAACCGCCGCCGATTGCACCACCGGCGAGAGCGACTCCAAAGCCTAAACTTGCTGCCCATGCTCCTCCGAACAGTCCTGCGAGACCTGCACCGGTCGCAAGCATTGCGACACCGGTTGCGATACCCGGAGACTGTCCCATTGCTGCCGGCGCACCGCCGACTGGAACGAAGTGGACACCAAATGCAATCAGTGCTGCACCAACGATGATACCAACCAGGGTCATCATCGGTACCATTGCACCGCCGGAGAAAATTCCCATGTTACCAAGGAGGTAGGCGACGCCAATGAAGACGATTGCAAGGATAATTGCGATTACGGATGCGACAGGCTGGAATGCTCCTGCATTGCCTGCCGGTTTTGCTGCGATTGCGCTCATAATTTAGGCCTCCGTAGCTGCCGCGGTGTAGGGTCCGTAGTTCTTGCGTGCCCATACCTCAACATAGCGATCGATGATCATGAAGATGAGGATGATAACAACACCTGCAACTACTGCTCCCCATCCGTTTGCGATAGGCTCAAAGAGAACGGTACGCCACAGTTCAAAGAACACAATTAAACCAAAGCAGAGACCAGATGCTGGTCCGCCGAGTTTTGCGGTGAAGAAACCGTTGTCGATAGAGCTTCTCTGACCGGCTTCTGCGTAACGAACGATGTTACCGGATGCAGAGATTGGCACACCAGCACCGAACTTCTGGTTCTGGTACTGACGCTCCTTACCATAGTACGGGTTTCCGGTTGCAGAACCTGCTGCACCAAGAGCGAGACCCCATACCACGCCGAGAAGCGGAAGTGCGAACGGGTGGTGAAGCACTGTTGACATCAGGTAACAAGCGGTTACCGTAGTGAAGATTGCAACGAATGCGTGACCCATGGTTACAGTCGTTACTGATTTTAAGACATCAATAAAGACCGGCTGTCCGAACTTGGAAAGACTTGCGGTTCTTCCAAGGTATGCAGTGGTAGCATAGATACCCTGCACGAAGGTTGCGAGAACTGCGCCGAAGATGATTGCCAGTACTGCATTAACATTCATCATAATGAATGCCCATGCAACACCGCAAGCAAGGGTTACCCACAGCGTGTATGCTGGGGGTTCACCGGATATTGCTTTGTTGTATATACGGTGAGTATAACCCATCTGAGGTGCAAGCTGGACCTGAGAGTTCGGGTCACCCTGTGAACCGATGTTAGACTCAGTATCCTCGGCTGCACCTGCAACCGCTGCGAGAGCTCCCGCAAGGGCAGTTACTCCAATGCCGATGATAATTTCTTGCATGTAAGATTCTCCCTTGAGTTTAGCGTGCACGAACTTTTTTCGTGCAAAACCTGACACCCCACAGGCATCAGGCTGACGTTTCCGACAGTTCGGAAACGAACGTTGTGTTTCAGTGTGGAACTGAAACGAAGGATGCGTCTCAAGTAGCCGCACGAAATAGATCCGTGCAGACGTCACAGGAGTCGTATTTTGACTCATGGACAATTCACGATTTTACCCACACGTGAGATAAGCGTGAATGTTCGATTAACGTTACCACTCTAAAGAATGGAGTACAAAGTGTGGACAGTAACTTGTTTGCCCCATGAGGTATATTAATGTATACGAAAATCGTCGAAGAGGCGTTCTTTGATCAAAGATTATTCCTGTTTTTTTGCCGGAATTGCCAATGTAATTTGCATTATAAACAATAAATATTCATAACACAAGTAAGCATTACTTCATCTCAATTTTATTGGCGCAAATGCACCGGCATAATACCTTTGTCGTCAGAGAAAAGAAAGCATGCGGCAGAGGTCAGGAGAAAAAACAGGATATGTATTGATATAGGTCAGGGATTTTTTTCGAAAGGAGGGAATGTTCTCTGCGCGGATGAGAAGGGAGAGAGCACCCCAATCAGCTGCACTGATACCTGTACAGCCTTCGCCACCCTATCTGAAATACATGAATTCAATCTGAAAAAAAAATCAGCAAAAGAAAATTTTTCAAAAATTTTGAAAGCGAAAAAGAAAAAAATTGGGTTTAACCACCCATGGAACAGAATTACTGTGCCGGGATGATAAGCGAGCGCTCGCCTGCTGGCATGAACTCGCGGATAGCTCCCTTTGCGAACTCTTTTCTCGGGTTTGCAAAGTCGAACGTAAGTGCCGGATCTGCGAAACAGATCTTGATAAGCGGGGACAGTGCCCATGCATCGCCGCGGCCGAGGTGAGCTGCTGCTGCAATTGCTGCATACTCGCCCTGGTGACCGACGTTCATTGCATAGTTCGGGTAGTTCGGTCCACGGAACTCACCAATACAACCCTCGTCGGGTCTCATGGAGAGAGAGTTTGCGGAACCGCACTGGTCCTGAAGGTCGTAGCCGAAGAATCCAAGTCTGGACCATCCATCCTTGTGCATAAGCATGGACAGGTACCAGGCGTTGAGACCAGCGTTAGAGTTACCGGTTGCAATAGAGGTGGTTGTACCACATGCTGCTGCAAGAACGGATGCACGCTGGGATCCACCGAAGTGGTCTTCAAGCATGGTCGGGAACTGTTCGTACTGTTCCATACCGTAAAGGTTGACTTCAGTACCGATGTCGTTGACAACTTCCTGAGTTGCTTTGACTTTGTCTGACGGGTTCGGGTTCTTCCAGTCGATCTTGTACTTGTCGTGGATGTAGTCCATACCGTGGTAGACGAAGTCGTCGAGGATGTTATCGGTGTATGCTGCTGTTGCATACTGAGTGAAACCGACACCACCAGACATATACGAGCCGAGCCAGATCTGATCGAAGAGGACTGCACCTGCACCGACAACCTCAAGGGTTGACTTTGCGGGGTCATTCGGGTTCAGGCGGTCTGCCTGGATCATATCGGCGAAGTTGCCGAAGAGAATTCCTCCTGGCTCGTTCGGTCCACGTGCACGGCGTGCCGGCAGGTGGGATGCCATGTTGATGACACCAGCGTGCTTTGCTGCGAAGGACAGGTCTGCGACTGCTGCTTCACCAGCGCACATGCGGTATGCTGCAATGAAGGACATACCAATCTGCATTGCAGACCAGCGGGAGGTGGTTCCGCCATCGCAGGTACGGCCAACAATGGTCGGCATGTGGACACACTGCCACAGGGATTTGCCTACTGCTGCCTGAAGTGCCTCTGCCTGTTTCTTCGGGAAGAGTTTCTCGACATCAATAACGAACTGGGACTCGATAGAGTCTGCGAGTTCCTGGTCACCAGTGAAGACACGGACGTAACAGTCATCGGTTAAAGCCGGGTGGGTCTCAACCATGTGTTCCTGAACGACTGCTCCTCCTGGCATTGCGTGGTTGACGATGTGGAGGTACTCGGAGATAGTTTCCGGAGTAACTTCCTTGCCAAGACGCTTCTGCAGGGTTGCGTGTGCCATATCCATGGACACGATAACGGTTCTGCGGATATCATCCCAGAACTGCTGCATTGCTGCATTGTTAACGAAGTGCAGGTCATCACCCTCAACGAAGGTTCCGGTTCCGGAGACTTCGTAGGTCATGAGCTGACGCTGACCCATCGGGATACCACCAAGGTGGCAGCGTTCGGGGTCGTACATGGAGATTCCACGTTTTGCGACGATGGCCTCGTTCTCTTTCATGAACTCCAGCTTACGTGCGGACTGACGAACACCGTTGAACTTATAGAATTCAGTGGTGGTGGACTCGACGTCCTGCTTGGGGAACTTCTGCTTGAGTGCATCAAGGAAAAGTTTCTGAGTCTTCTCTACTTTTGCCATAGTTTAGGCCTCCTTGGGCATGAATCCGTACTTGGTACGAAGTGCGTGGATGCGCTGGACGTATTTGACGTACTCTGCGTCACTGCGGAATGCAGTGCCGACGAGAGAGTTGAACATAGTAGTGTTGTCCTTGAGCCACTTTGCGTCCATCGGCTTGCCGACGGCAACTTTGCGGTCAAGTGGGACACCAACCTGATCCTTAACGTATTTGACGATACCGTCTGCGTCGAGGATACAGCGCTGGAGCATATCGAACATCATGCCGTTCTCTGCGAGACGCAGGGAGTGACCGTGAACAGTTGCACCGCGGATACCACAGGTTGCTGGGTCGAAGAGGTTGGTCTCAACGAGCTCGCGTGCGTATCCTTCAAGGTCACGCTCACGGCACTCAACAATCTGACGGCCAGAGAGTGTTCCCGGGTCAATACCACGGTAGCGGTACATCTCAAGGTACGTTCTCTGGTACGGCTGACACGGTGCATTCAGCATCGAGTCTGCGAACTGGATGTAGCGGACGCGGTCACCAGCTTTGGCTCCCTCGGTCGGCTTCACGATCTTTCTGATCGGGCAGTCAGGTTCTCCCTGCTCTGCGAGTGGTGGGTGTGCGGACGGGTATGCCTGTCCTGGTGCACGGTGTCCCATAATAAGGACAAGGTCCTCATCAGTGACGCTGCGAATCTTTTCGAGCTTCACGGTCGGGTTCATCTGGTTGCGGCGGTTTTCTGCAACTTTGGACGTTCCCGGTCCATACTGTGGTTTGTATGCCATAGTTTGTTCACCTAGTTGTTTGATTTGATAATTCGTAGTACTTCATGAATGACATCAGACATTGCGACACGACTCGGAGTCTGACCCCGGGTAATGCCGGTCACAATCCCCATAACTGTTCCTTTCGTTCTGATCTTCTCAGGCTTAGGCATGACGTATGCGGTTTTGACGCCTTCCTTTGCGAGGTCCTCATAATCAACCGGTGCCTGACAGACAACAACGGCGTTGACGTTGCATTCCTGTAAGATCTTCCGGGATTTGTGGACCACGTGCGAACGGATGTTGCCGTGGTGAAGAACTGCCACTTTGTGGCGTTCGATTTGTTCAATTTCACGCTCTAATATACCAAAATTGGAACCAAGCGCTACACCGCCGATTTCTGCGTCTGGTGGGACTCCGCTGCCCGCGTTCAGCACCAAGGTACTTACGCTGTATTCGATCCCCTGCTGCCGCAGTGCTGACGTGATATCGCAGACGGGTTTTGTTATGTGCCTCCTGCCGGGAGACATTCCCACGATAATGACATCAGGATTTTTACATTCAGAGATGGTTCCCCTCTGAGCAAGAGAGCCTCCCTTGCCCATACCCATACTCTGTCTGCAGTCGACTAATTGTGTAACACGTCCAAGAGGCATAGGTTATCTATTCCCCTGAAGGATGATCGGGCGTTGCTTGCTCTTTGGATCGGACATTCCAAGAATGCGCTCGTCCTCGATAATACCATATTTGGCATAATCAGTAGTCGTCATATTGGAACGCATATAGGTACCTTCGGAAATTCCGTACGGGAATTTGTCGGCAAACACTTCATCGCATACCAATTTCACCTGGGAAATTACCTCCTTTGACTCCAGTTCGACGAGGATTGTTCCAACATGTATGTGGAGGACGAACTCTTCTCCGCAGACCAGTATGGAGCGCCTGTAGCTTGTTTCGTTCGGCATGCCACGTGCAGGACCATAAGGAATGAGTGCGGGAAGGTTCGGACCGTTCAGTACAAGTCTTCGAATACCGTCTATTCCACAGAGTTCACCAAGAAGTTTCTCGGTAGTTTCCGGGTTCAGGAATCGGGTTGGTACGATTCTCAGTTGGGGATATGTTGCTTCTGTCATTCTGTCATCCACCTCTCTGGTGGTAGTAAGATTGCCAGGCTTATACTGCCTTTGCAATTGCCTGGATCGGGTTTGCGAACTCGTCGATCTGACCGAAGGTGTCACCATATACTTTGGAGGTTCCTTCTGGGGAGAACATCTGAGTTCCTGCATCAAGTGCACAAGCTGCAACGATACAGGGCATACCGACACCTGCGGCGTGACGGGTCACGACGTGGTTGCCGTTGAAGATACCCGGTCCGCCTCCACCATAGATAGAGTGGCTGAAGAAGGAGAAACCGACTGCAACACCCATGGTTCTTCCGAAGTCAGATCCCGGAAGTCCGGTTTCGTGCTCAAGAAGGTCGTTGAAGTAGAGCAGAGTCGAAGAGACTGCCTGTGCGAAACGTCCTGCACCACAGTTGACCATGGTTGCTGCAAGAGTTCCTGCGGATGCGTATGCATTCCACAGCATCGGGTCTTTGGTCTCGTATGCTTTGAAGGTTGCACTGCCAGCACCCTGGGTGATGACTTTGTCTTCAATTGCACGCTCGACAAGAGACTGGACGACGGTACCAACAGTTCCGGTCTGGCCGTTTTTCTTGACAAGGTCGTAGACGATGTTGTTTGCATTGAGACCCTGGTAGGCGAAGAGAAGAAGCTGTGCACGCTCGAATGGGCCGATTGCGTTACCCATCTCAAACTGACCTGCCTGCTCGAAGGTTGCTGCGAGTGCTGCACCCTGCATTGCATTGCGGTGGGTCATCATAACAGACTGGTTTGCCGGAATGTTACGGAGTGCGTAACCGAGGGACTCGTTGTTCTGCGGGATGGACATGATCATAGAACATGCTCCACCTGCCATATCCATGGTAACCGGGTAGGAACCGAATGCTGCTGCTTTGACGGTGTTTGCGTTGAACATGTCAACGTTGAACTGCTCGACAACTGCATAGGTGG
This Methanorbis rubei DNA region includes the following protein-coding sequences:
- the mtrD gene encoding tetrahydromethanopterin S-methyltransferase subunit D; this translates as MSAIAAKPAGNAGAFQPVASVIAIILAIVFIGVAYLLGNMGIFSGGAMVPMMTLVGIIVGAALIAFGVHFVPVGGAPAAMGQSPGIATGVAMLATGAGLAGLFGGAWAASLGFGVALAGGAIGGGLMMAVTCLMVNISYVYGMGIPAASGKVAKDPITGDSQAEYKSQGTEGHGLPFISYVGGVIGGLFGGLGGTLIYVQLLNFYNASFAAVGIVGEDAPVLAVGLAGIFAIGMFLVIAVLSAYNITGTIEGPHDPKFKRFPRAIVAAICASGICGLVAMLVVAVL
- the mtrB gene encoding tetrahydromethanopterin S-methyltransferase subunit MtrB — its product is MGYILVLPEFGLVADPIAGIVTTAGISYQPVIDQVAELEKIADDLVGMLSGEGSFLNSYPGREKTLLYAGTVTSLWYGLAVGLFIAGLVAIALLVGM
- the mcrG gene encoding coenzyme-B sulfoethylthiotransferase subunit gamma — its product is MAYKPQYGPGTSKVAENRRNQMNPTVKLEKIRSVTDEDLVLIMGHRAPGQAYPSAHPPLAEQGEPDCPIRKIVKPTEGAKAGDRVRYIQFADSMLNAPCQPYQRTYLEMYRYRGIDPGTLSGRQIVECRERDLEGYARELVETNLFDPATCGIRGATVHGHSLRLAENGMMFDMLQRCILDADGIVKYVKDQVGVPLDRKVAVGKPMDAKWLKDNTTMFNSLVGTAFRSDAEYVKYVQRIHALRTKYGFMPKEA
- the mcrB gene encoding coenzyme-B sulfoethylthiotransferase subunit beta, whose product is MAKYKDVIDLYDDNGKLLKSNVALEKISPLVNPAVKKIIDDTKRTVAVNLGGMQDALKTGKIGKHQQILGRELNLDIVGNVDAIEAKIKEYVSVTAGDDTEVKRFNGGKLLLVKVPSSRIAAAATYDAALTSVAAATTYAVVEQFNVDMFNANTVKAAAFGSYPVTMDMAGGACSMIMSIPQNNESLGYALRNIPANQSVMMTHRNAMQGAALAATFEQAGQFEMGNAIGPFERAQLLLFAYQGLNANNIVYDLVKKNGQTGTVGTVVQSLVERAIEDKVITQGAGSATFKAYETKDPMLWNAYASAGTLAATMVNCGAGRFAQAVSSTLLYFNDLLEHETGLPGSDFGRTMGVAVGFSFFSHSIYGGGGPGIFNGNHVVTRHAAGVGMPCIVAACALDAGTQMFSPEGTSKVYGDTFGQIDEFANPIQAIAKAV
- the mcrA gene encoding coenzyme-B sulfoethylthiotransferase subunit alpha: MAKVEKTQKLFLDALKQKFPKQDVESTTTEFYKFNGVRQSARKLEFMKENEAIVAKRGISMYDPERCHLGGIPMGQRQLMTYEVSGTGTFVEGDDLHFVNNAAMQQFWDDIRRTVIVSMDMAHATLQKRLGKEVTPETISEYLHIVNHAMPGGAVVQEHMVETHPALTDDCYVRVFTGDQELADSIESQFVIDVEKLFPKKQAEALQAAVGKSLWQCVHMPTIVGRTCDGGTTSRWSAMQIGMSFIAAYRMCAGEAAVADLSFAAKHAGVINMASHLPARRARGPNEPGGILFGNFADMIQADRLNPNDPAKSTLEVVGAGAVLFDQIWLGSYMSGGVGFTQYATAAYTDNILDDFVYHGMDYIHDKYKIDWKNPNPSDKVKATQEVVNDIGTEVNLYGMEQYEQFPTMLEDHFGGSQRASVLAAACGTTTSIATGNSNAGLNAWYLSMLMHKDGWSRLGFFGYDLQDQCGSANSLSMRPDEGCIGEFRGPNYPNYAMNVGHQGEYAAIAAAAHLGRGDAWALSPLIKICFADPALTFDFANPRKEFAKGAIREFMPAGERSLIIPAQ
- the mtrE gene encoding tetrahydromethanopterin S-methyltransferase subunit E, translating into MQEIIIGIGVTALAGALAAVAGAAEDTESNIGSQGDPNSQVQLAPQMGYTHRIYNKAISGEPPAYTLWVTLACGVAWAFIMMNVNAVLAIIFGAVLATFVQGIYATTAYLGRTASLSKFGQPVFIDVLKSVTTVTMGHAFVAIFTTVTACYLMSTVLHHPFALPLLGVVWGLALGAAGSATGNPYYGKERQYQNQKFGAGVPISASGNIVRYAEAGQRSSIDNGFFTAKLGGPASGLCFGLIVFFELWRTVLFEPIANGWGAVVAGVVIILIFMIIDRYVEVWARKNYGPYTAAATEA
- the mcrC gene encoding methyl-coenzyme M reductase I operon protein C: MPLGRVTQLVDCRQSMGMGKGGSLAQRGTISECKNPDVIIVGMSPGRRHITKPVCDITSALRQQGIEYSVSTLVLNAGSGVPPDAEIGGVALGSNFGILEREIEQIERHKVAVLHHGNIRSHVVHKSRKILQECNVNAVVVCQAPVDYEDLAKEGVKTAYVMPKPEKIRTKGTVMGIVTGITRGQTPSRVAMSDVIHEVLRIIKSNN
- the mtrC gene encoding tetrahydromethanopterin S-methyltransferase subunit MtrC, encoding MSVKVEASHDGIPHNKVMAMGLILALVSLYIAVAGAYAGYDYLAFFGGIAAVGALIWGNSTIKKLCSYGIGTGVPSAGMLAFGSGVLAMLFAAKLAVINVFLVPIAGLIIALIVGLVLGWISNSVLNMKIPVMTRSIAELAAVGCVALMGLTVVATGHVAFSEITAFNLDIFGITVSFYDVSYIGAGLIAVSFMLGAIALQHPFNACLGPGEKQDRTNMLAIECGFLSMIVMAVISFAFVSLVAAWISLVIALIGWFVSYKKYFALSKRDAAAWLDAKPFSDAEE
- the mcrD gene encoding methyl-coenzyme M reductase operon protein D, which encodes MTEATYPQLRIVPTRFLNPETTEKLLGELCGIDGIRRLVLNGPNLPALIPYGPARGMPNETSYRRSILVCGEEFVLHIHVGTILVELESKEVISQVKLVCDEVFADKFPYGISEGTYMRSNMTTTDYAKYGIIEDERILGMSDPKSKQRPIILQGNR